Genomic DNA from Babylonia areolata isolate BAREFJ2019XMU chromosome 9, ASM4173473v1, whole genome shotgun sequence:
CCTGGTGATATATTCAATGATAttttaactaaaaaaaataaaaaaaaaaaaaaaaaaaccaacaacacaaatacaTTCAAATGAAAAAGCACAGAAACATTTATTTCATGAAATAATACAAAAGATATACAACTTAAGCCAATCATATGTTCAGTTCCCCATCAATctgcacacagataaacacaaggCACAGAGAAAAAGTGGACCTAAAACTGGGTATATGTGCCTTTGTAAATTTTTTTACCTGTGCAAAAGTTTATTTGAAATGCAAAAGCAGCCTTAGCTGGAAGTTGTGTGCTTTTGTTAGAGGAGAGAAAGTTAATTCCCATGTTGATTATTCACTGTGTAGACGGCATAGACAGAAGCACGCTTTTATTCgcttatgtgtttgtgcatgtgtgggtacacgcatgtgtgtgcatgttgacaCATGGACACATATGTCCTTTGTTTTAGATACATGTGAAagcattcatatgtgtatgtgtgtgttcatgtatatatGCCATCGTTATGTGTGGGAACGCATGCATACGCTTACGGTATGATAACAGTACAAAGCAAGAGAAAACCTTGTTCTCATGAAATTTTGCCATTGGTGTGATGGGCAGAAAGCTGCCAACGATCTGAccacaacggcagcagcagcatcacccaaaCAAGAAACCAAACCTCAGCCACCCAAGAACAGCGACTCCTCAGATCCGGAACCAAACGACGCCATGCTCCCAGGGGTAGACGTCACTGTCCGCTACAACAAACAGAAGCACAAGTTCAAGGTGTGTGATGCATGGGACTCTCCGACCATCTTTTCCAAGCTATCCTCCTTCTTGGCCTGCCTGCCTGACAACATGCGTGTCATCCACAAAGGGAAGCAACTGGGCGCCGATAGCATCAGGTCGGCAGTGGGTTCCGGAGCGGTGTTCCAGGTGTTAGGGGAACGGATGGAAGACGCATCAGGATTGGTTCCCAAGGACATTGATGTGCTCATGCgacagatgggggtggagaggaacgTGGCGGTGCGTGCATTGAGACAGTGCGGAGGGGATCTCATCGACGCCATGATGGTTGTGGGAAATAAAtgatggggggaaaagaaagatagagaagtgTGTTAAGGTTGTGTGGTGCTTGGCTGGGGaggtttggtgggtttttgtttgtttatcgttCATTTCATtaaggttttttttgggttttttgttattCTTTGATGTTAaatggtgtgcatgtgtatgagtgtgtgtgtgtgtatttttgtgtgtgttcatctttttcttctccacttGTTCAGTAACTTTGTCTCCTTTGTCaactgggtgtgtgtgcatgatgtgagatctgtgtgtatgcacacatgtttgGGAGGGGGACCAAGGTTACAGGACACTcatcttgcatgtgtgtgtgtatgtgtggcaatTTATTTGCAAATTGGTATTCTTTTCCTAAATATTTTTATTCTTGTCATTTACAATACACATACTATAAACATAACAATTAACAAGGCACATACACTACCTTAGACTAACATGAAATCAAAACAAGTAAAACATGATGTGTACATGCATAGACCACATGATGATGAAACTTTCATTTACTATCcaaaagaactttaaaaaaaagaagaaaaaaaaaagaacagtaccTTGGAGAATTATACaaatgcacttttaaaaaaagaaagtgaatcaGATCACACTGAATTATTGTTTTTAATTatacatacttaactgtgacccactagtgcagacttcagcaggggtctgacattcctgtcctgtgcaaactactatccgcctatgtggagaaaacgaaagtagctatggccaataacctcccggaagtaagtAATGCTATCATAACCACTGTAACCATCAGcatcattgttatttttatcttctcaccaacatcgtcatcatcagtatcacaAACAGCTTCTCTGGGTATGAAGGTAAGAATTGTTTTGAAGTTCAATGTTCTTATTTACGATCCCTTTGTGTATATTCCAATTTTCTTTTATGTAGTTTCTTTTGCTTTATTCTGCAGAAAGCTGGGTTAGATTTGGCTTCATAGTTTTACTATTACATTGATGACGAAAATGAGAAAGTGATAATGTGTTGGGTGCTGTGTACATACATTTTGTGCTGCCTACACTGCAGTCTTGCCTCCGACAGCAGTTTTCTGTCCTGTATATGAAATGTCTTTTCATGAGGCCTGAACAAAGTTCAGTTTAACGTGAACTCAAGTCAGAGTCTGTTGCTTTCtgcttgtttgttgctgttgttcatccCCTTACAGTGGCATTCACCCCATGCCTTACAgtgtgattcacttgaagatcagcAGTTCGAAACTGCAGAAGCAAGGGAAGGAAGTGTTATTACATATGTTGGCAATTTTAGTGAACGCTCAGTTTTATCGTTTATTTGTCTCTCATACATGCATTGAATGAGAGAAGCACATGCTCTCACACATGAATGCCcacattctcactcacacactcgaggcatgcatgcatgtgcaaaaCACACCGCACACTCACtcgtacacacgtgcacacaaacatactcatgcatgcatgcacacacgagtctttttcttttcttttttttttttaatctctccagTTTGCAAAATATTCATGAATCATTTGAAAATTCTGATTGAAACTGAACATTTTCAAGTGTATCCTATCCAGTCAAGGTAGAGATACGCTCGTCCTATATAGAACAGCAGAACAGTTATCCTACTGGTTCCACCTCCCTGTCAAACTGACTGCATGGATTCCTGAACACAACAGTCATCATTCTGGACAGCCTGCATTGGTTTCAGACACGGCACTGCATTCCATACCCATGTTGGATTTTTACTCAagggtcaaatctggctagcccagattaatcttgctcactacgatcagcttcggatccactccacttacacatacccagattcaaactctcgactgttggctgccgttctttctctgtctctggaccttgcaattggaatgaacttcctctttcgcttcgtcaagtctccacactcagctctttcaagtctggccttaaaacccacctcttcccaaaatagctcccttccctgcctcttccttgtctttagtttctccagttttagagttacgcgtgcatgagaatgactggtgcgaaagcgcttagatttgtctctgcacaagattcagcgctgtataagtaccattattattaatcCCGTGGTCTATGCAGACTGATCTGGAATGACCCCCTGGGGATAAACAACTCGCAACTGACTCCTCCTGGTTGTGTTTTTCCCCATCTCGTTAGTGATACTGGGTTCATTTTAAGCTCACTTAAAACGACCCCCAGCAGTTAATTTGGCCCACTCagaatcaatacaggctatcaaagtAGAACTCCCACATGTTTGCTTCCTTTAAGTTATAATGGagcgggaggggtggggtcagCAAAGCTTAGCCCTCTTCCTTCTTTAATAGTTTGATTAAACCCATAGAAAGGGGGCTAAATTACCAACATTGGAGGTTTGATCTTGACTCACCACAAATAACCCCAAGGTCATTTGAGGCCAGCCCAGATTGACCCCAGGGTAAAATCCAACAGGGGTGACCAGCCgcagtggcaaagtggttagcatcacagactgacagctgggaggatgcaggttcaaatcccagcggaggtggggtttTCAGCCCACatctggctcctacccagagttgagtgtgctactGGCTTAAATGGGgggacagggaccacacagtcgagtatcatccacttcatggatgcgtctttgggtgtattgctcaaatttcctgaccaacactgcaagcgtctgtatctctcaggcttagttgacgccgggatatcattttgACAGGAAGCATTGAGTGCAGCCATCATGTAATCCCAAACCAAATTGGACCTCCATAGTagcatccacctcctcctcctcctcattcttcatcatcaatataaacaaagaagtcccaaattctgtgtctttatgccctgctgtcatggtgacctcatttttGATACCCTCCACTTcaatgcttggggtgagtcctgtcaatgttttcaGTGTCAGCAAATTCATGGGGTGCTGTTGGAAGAACATGGTGATAGTTTCCgctctgtgactaagccattattgtcatcagtagggggcttaatgATGGTGTCGTAAGTATGCttaatcagaacagacaccactaaaaaccacctaagtgactcagctgcagtgcagggtctcctggtgtgtggcctcctggcaacctaatatCGATGGCTCCATGCGTACTCGTGCTGCCAACGCTGGGATTGTGACAAGACtaacctgggtgtggccatgtatggtgGGACTTGCagtgagcggtgtgggagtaatgccactgaaacggcacagatgatggggcagcaaaaaaaaaaaagggggaaaaaaatactgtGAGGATGCAGGTTCAACGCCCATCAAAGGTGGGTTTTTGGGGTGATTTCAGCATGCCAAAAGCTCAAATGGGAAAACTGGGAACACACATTCCATCAAGCATCATCCAATTCACCTATGTGTCTTaatttgggagtgttgctcaaatttcctgaccagcattgCAGCTATCTGTCTCCTGAGGCTGGTTGACGctatgtataattttttttatcctgccTTTCCATGTAGTTTTAAACCTAAATGGACCACTGCAGGAGCATCGTCCTACACCTTATCATCATTCATTTATcaaaaatagaaaggaaaaaaaaaagcactaattTCCATGGCTTGCATGTCAAAATGACAGCagtcagggtctcctctggtgtgtggcctccagccAACCTTACATCAACAGatctctgtggactgctggcactgaaaCTCCAGCTGATGAACCTGGATGTAACTGTGTATGGGGACTCAGTATGAGCAGTAAGGGGATAATTCCACAGATACTggggcagacaaaaagaaaaagaaaaaaaggggtactCTCTGGAGATCTTTTCTTTGCAGACAGCATATGGTATAGCGTATACCATAaaagatcaataaaaaaaaaaatatatatatatatatatatatatatccaataaTTTAAATGACACTGATTTATAAACAACGAAACAGGTGTGGTTTGAAACTTCTAAGTTTATTCACACAAACAGGTCACCAATTTACAGACAAGGAAATATGTGTGGTTTGACACTGCTGAGTTTATTCACACAAATGAGTCATAGAAATATGTTTCACTCCAACAAGTGAAACCACAGGGTATGCAACCTGACTTTCatttaaacacacaaaaacgatACATGTCATACATGAATTGTGCAACAGGATgatttgtaatacataaaattATTCACCATAACaggacatacaaaaccaaaaaatttCAACAGGCAACTCACAcatcccatgaaaaaaaaaagaaagggatacATCATATCAGAAATGCACAATTATCAAatccagaaaaagacaaaaaagaaatatattcaaggctttctagaaaggaagagaagacagaaatggaaaagaccagaaacaaagaaacggcATAAAAGATAAAATGCCTCacgcagaatttccagaagatggAGATACTGCTTTTAACTGAAAGAGCCCCTGGCATCCCCACGAGAGTTACAGAACCAATCATTCTGGTCAGCTGACAAGAGACTGAAActtgcatgcttttttttcttattagttgggttctttttttttttttcatgtcttttcagttGTGTATAATGCAGACATGTTTACATTGGTATGACTTGTGTGGAGTGCCAGCtacaaggttttttgtttttgtttttttatgctagAAACAGATTAATTTTTGTTCACAGCATCAAATCCACTTCAAAAAGGAAGCTTCAACATGACATCTACACTAAGCATAACAATATTTCTTCAAAAATGAGTGAACAGAGGAAAAAGTTTcctgtcaaacacacatacacaaacacatacacaagcctCTGCTTATATACTTCTTGAAAAAGTCcatgaaataaaaacatgaacatTTTACtagcctctccctccccttcccctttccatcAACAGTTTATCCAGTCTTCTGTCTGCATGTAGTTTTGTGTTTCATCCCTCTGATTCAGAGATAATGCTTGTGTGAATGTCTGGTGCAAAAGTGTTTCGATCTGTATCCACACAAGATACAGCActataaaaatacatatatattgttattgtcatttgttACTGTCGGCGTGCAGGTAACAATTTCCAACAGGTGTTACCGTTGGAGTCTCTTCATTTTTCTCTCCAACTTTTTGGCCTTTTTATCATCCACGGGCTGCTCTGGGGCTTCTGCAAAGAACCAGGGTCCTAACACGTTCACCCACAGCATGTAAAAGGCTCGCGCTGgtgcctgcaacacacaccacaaaccgtCAGTCCACAGTTCACACAGGGTTTTCATCAcaaatttttttaaacagtttctTGTAGTGTGGCAAAATGGTTAGCATTAGAGATTGAGGACTGGGAGGAGGCAGGTTCAAGCCCAATCAGAGGAGGCTTTTTCAGCCCACAGCCAGCTCCTTCCCAGTGTTGAGAGCATGCTTTGGGCTTGAAcagaaagactgggaccacatggTCAAGGGTCATCCACTTTGCTGATGCCATCTtagggtgtgttgctcaaatttcctgaccaacacaacaggtgtctgtatttctcaAGCCTGGATGACATTGGGATATATTATGAGAGTACAGACTTGTCAAAtattcccaaacctaaatggacccccaaTAATATGAAATCACCTAGCATGAACTCTCTtaaaaatggagaatggctgcctacatggtgggataaacactgtcatgcatgtaaaagccctctTGTAGATACAAGGAACATGTGGTTTGCAATCTATGAATGGGGAAAAGGACAACATAAAACCTGCTGATTAACTGAAATACAGTCAGCTACTTTTCTAGGTCACAAAAACATTTCACCAACACAAGTCTGTTGTGCTGGCTCAGAGTTACGTACtcaccaacaacagaaacagccaGAAGTAGTTGGATATAAGACTGAGGCTCTGCACGATCGTCGTCAACAGAATGATGTCTTCAGGTGCCTGtaagtcacaaaagggttttgtgtagtattgcattctattgcattacttttttgtcacaacagacttctctatgAAATTTGTCacaatgcagcaccacccatatatttctttctttctttaaatctttTTTCAGCAAACAGAATTTTttagcagaattttgccagggacaacccattcaatgccatggattcttttacacgcgctctgtgggttcttttgtttGCACCGAGTGcaaactgcacacaggatctctGCTTATTGTCTCATTTGAATGGCTAGTACTCAGACCACCACAGAAGGTCTTATGGAAGAAGCATTAGAAGAACCTGGTACAGATACGGAACTCCAACTGG
This window encodes:
- the LOC143285848 gene encoding uncharacterized protein LOC143285848, yielding MASDKAIFDDDDCDDNNNTAPDSVLLDSQPSCLKCGQMQRMMKCCTRCHAAFYCSKTCFAKHWPLHKKNCQPQSKSQEQVERESGEGDRTVYRVIQHIKPTARPVINFQKAANDLTTTAAAASPKQETKPQPPKNSDSSDPEPNDAMLPGVDVTVRYNKQKHKFKVCDAWDSPTIFSKLSSFLACLPDNMRVIHKGKQLGADSIRSAVGSGAVFQVLGERMEDASGLVPKDIDVLMRQMGVERNVAVRALRQCGGDLIDAMMVVGNK